In one Halorubrum sp. CBA1229 genomic region, the following are encoded:
- the purD gene encoding phosphoribosylamine--glycine ligase: MTETVLLVGGGGREHAIARAVADDCALYACASNRNPGIRRLADGFETIDETDAAAVADYATDVGADLAVIGPESALAAGVADALDDAGVYAFGPRAEEARLETDKAYQREFMEEADVPGCPDYAVFDDIEAACDYIDAYDGDLAVKPAGLTGGKGVKVIGDQVTAEEAKAYLRDSDYDRVVLEERLVGEEFTIQAFVANTDVRTTPAVQDHKRAYEGDEGPNTGGMGSYSDTGLSLPFMTDGDYEAAVDVLEAVVEALPDYKGVLYGQFMLTDEGPKVVEFNARFGDPEAMNTLPVLDTPFIDVLTAARDGEALPELSFAGEATVCKYAVPDGYPVDPDAGAEIAVDEESVGDALLYYASVDERDDGLYTTTSRSFAVVGRGDSIAAAERQAEAGLSAAGDGLRIRHDVGKADLVERRIEHMNELRE; encoded by the coding sequence ATGACCGAGACCGTACTCCTCGTCGGCGGCGGCGGACGCGAGCACGCGATCGCCCGCGCGGTCGCCGACGACTGCGCGTTGTACGCCTGCGCGAGCAACCGGAACCCGGGCATCCGTCGGCTGGCGGACGGCTTCGAGACGATCGACGAGACCGACGCCGCGGCGGTCGCCGACTACGCGACCGACGTGGGCGCCGACCTCGCGGTGATCGGCCCCGAGTCCGCGCTGGCGGCGGGCGTCGCGGACGCGCTCGACGACGCCGGCGTGTACGCGTTCGGCCCGCGGGCCGAGGAGGCGCGGCTGGAGACGGACAAGGCGTACCAGCGAGAGTTCATGGAGGAGGCTGACGTCCCCGGCTGCCCGGACTACGCGGTGTTCGACGACATCGAGGCCGCCTGCGACTACATCGACGCCTACGACGGCGACCTCGCGGTGAAGCCCGCCGGGCTCACGGGCGGGAAGGGCGTCAAGGTGATCGGCGACCAGGTCACCGCCGAGGAGGCGAAGGCGTACCTCCGCGACTCCGACTACGACCGCGTCGTCTTGGAGGAGCGACTCGTCGGCGAGGAGTTCACTATCCAGGCGTTCGTCGCGAACACCGACGTGCGGACGACCCCCGCGGTCCAGGACCACAAGCGAGCCTACGAGGGCGACGAGGGGCCGAACACGGGCGGGATGGGCTCGTACTCGGACACGGGCCTCTCGCTGCCGTTCATGACCGATGGCGACTACGAGGCCGCCGTCGACGTGCTCGAGGCCGTCGTCGAGGCGCTCCCCGACTACAAGGGCGTCCTCTACGGCCAGTTCATGCTCACGGACGAGGGGCCGAAGGTCGTCGAATTCAACGCGCGGTTCGGCGACCCCGAGGCGATGAACACGCTGCCGGTGTTAGACACGCCCTTCATCGACGTGCTGACCGCCGCCCGCGACGGCGAGGCGCTTCCCGAGCTCTCCTTCGCCGGCGAGGCGACCGTCTGCAAGTACGCCGTCCCGGACGGCTACCCGGTCGACCCCGACGCGGGCGCTGAGATCGCGGTCGACGAGGAGAGCGTCGGCGACGCGCTCCTCTACTACGCCAGCGTCGACGAGCGCGACGACGGGCTGTACACGACCACCTCGCGGTCGTTCGCCGTCGTCGGCCGCGGCGACTCGATCGCCGCCGCGGAGCGGCAGGCCGAGGCGGGGCTCTCGGCCGCCGGCGACGGGCTCCGGATCCGCCACGACGTGGGGAAGGCCGACCTCGTCGAGCGCCGGATCGAGCACATGAACGAGCTGCGAGAATAG
- a CDS encoding DUF2797 domain-containing protein, with translation MQVVGYESGEGLYVASGGAVEFVEADAGTELAYGLGDRRCAGTVHDGEHVACDASDAPYCDAHDSVWVCARCTGTCLKDEMDCHEEHALYLAAFAPDVLKVGVTRLWRLETRLREQGADRAAHVRTFPDGRVARQVEAELADGDDLVDRVRVPTKLAGFGRAVDESAWEALLDRFDPIDRFAFDYGLDLADRPVAETMAAGTVRGWKGRVLVLDRGGSTYGVDARELVGYELTDEVPGRELQSSLGAFGE, from the coding sequence GTGCAGGTCGTGGGCTACGAGTCGGGCGAGGGACTCTACGTCGCCAGCGGCGGCGCGGTCGAGTTCGTCGAGGCGGACGCCGGGACGGAGCTCGCGTACGGCCTCGGCGACCGCCGCTGCGCCGGGACCGTCCACGACGGCGAACACGTCGCCTGCGACGCCTCAGACGCCCCCTACTGCGACGCCCACGACAGCGTCTGGGTCTGCGCGCGGTGTACGGGGACGTGTTTAAAAGACGAGATGGACTGTCACGAGGAGCACGCGCTGTACCTCGCCGCGTTCGCGCCCGACGTGTTGAAGGTCGGCGTGACGCGGCTGTGGCGGCTGGAGACGCGGCTCCGCGAGCAGGGCGCGGACCGGGCCGCCCACGTCCGGACCTTCCCGGACGGCCGGGTCGCCCGGCAGGTGGAGGCCGAGCTGGCCGACGGCGACGACCTCGTCGACCGGGTCCGGGTGCCGACGAAGCTCGCCGGGTTCGGGCGCGCGGTCGACGAGTCGGCGTGGGAAGCGCTCCTCGACCGGTTCGACCCGATCGACCGCTTCGCGTTCGACTACGGGCTCGACCTCGCCGACCGCCCGGTCGCGGAGACGATGGCGGCCGGCACGGTGCGCGGCTGGAAGGGCCGGGTGCTGGTGCTCGACCGCGGCGGGTCGACGTACGGGGTCGACGCCCGGGAGCTGGTCGGGTACGAACTCACCGACGAGGTTCCGGGCCGCGAACTGCAGTCGAGCCTGGGGGCGTTCGGCGAGTGA
- a CDS encoding DUF5798 family protein: MGFGDTAKKIQTLADKAERTYQKINELRAEVEETQTTVLDTSERVQQLENEMAEQRAVLDAVAREVGVDLESVSTEAHITEAERAAAEDGVGNAGDDAAESADEDAAPAESDAGESTDDAA; encoded by the coding sequence ATGGGATTCGGGGACACGGCAAAGAAGATCCAGACGCTCGCCGACAAGGCCGAGCGCACGTACCAGAAGATCAACGAGCTCCGCGCCGAGGTCGAGGAGACCCAGACGACCGTGCTCGACACCTCAGAGCGCGTCCAGCAGTTGGAGAACGAGATGGCCGAGCAGCGGGCCGTCCTCGACGCGGTCGCGCGCGAGGTCGGCGTCGACCTGGAGAGCGTCAGCACCGAGGCCCACATCACCGAGGCGGAGCGCGCCGCCGCGGAGGACGGCGTCGGGAACGCCGGTGATGACGCGGCCGAGAGCGCCGACGAGGACGCGGCCCCCGCCGAGAGCGACGCCGGCGAGTCCACAGACGACGCCGCGTAA
- a CDS encoding ABC transporter permease produces the protein MGEGEGGATTAGKSSRLTIAGRELAGLRAEKTILLAVAIQLFIAAFSSFLVVGLVSMYDPGALGGAEVEVAGAGDAVSDLERAASEVEGASVTPYEDAAAARLAFDRNAADAVVVVNRHDEGRISATVTAPDATVETTVIVVQLRELLRTYELNERADRAASLSESPLPLPERTGSSPYFTFTYTVLIPVLVFLPVFISGSLVVDSITEEIDEGTLELLRVAPVTLGEIVDGKALAAVAIAPGQALLWLLLLRANGTPVANVPSILALMTALTTLVVALAVAISALAPDRRAAQFLYSVGVLVLFGGATAMAGGPANAVARLAIDSADATTTALVVAYVGIAAVAYAGVRALVAENGFES, from the coding sequence ATGGGTGAGGGTGAAGGCGGGGCGACGACCGCCGGAAAGAGCAGCCGCCTGACGATCGCCGGCCGCGAGCTGGCGGGCCTGCGCGCGGAGAAGACGATCCTGCTCGCGGTCGCGATCCAGCTGTTCATCGCGGCGTTCTCGTCGTTCCTCGTGGTCGGGCTCGTCTCGATGTACGACCCCGGCGCGCTCGGCGGCGCGGAGGTGGAGGTGGCCGGCGCGGGCGACGCCGTGAGCGACCTCGAACGCGCCGCGAGCGAGGTCGAGGGGGCCTCGGTCACCCCGTACGAGGACGCCGCCGCCGCGCGGCTCGCCTTCGACCGCAACGCCGCCGACGCGGTGGTCGTGGTGAACCGGCACGACGAGGGGCGGATCTCGGCCACGGTCACGGCGCCGGACGCGACCGTCGAGACCACCGTGATCGTCGTCCAGCTCCGGGAGCTGCTGCGGACCTACGAGCTGAACGAGCGCGCCGACCGCGCCGCGTCCCTCAGCGAGTCGCCGCTTCCGCTCCCGGAGCGGACCGGCTCCAGCCCGTACTTCACGTTCACCTACACCGTGTTGATCCCGGTTCTCGTCTTCCTCCCCGTCTTCATCTCCGGGTCGCTCGTGGTCGACTCGATCACCGAGGAGATCGACGAGGGGACGCTCGAACTGCTCCGCGTCGCCCCGGTCACGCTGGGGGAGATCGTCGACGGCAAGGCGCTCGCCGCGGTCGCGATCGCCCCCGGACAGGCGCTGCTGTGGCTGCTCCTGCTCCGCGCGAACGGGACGCCCGTCGCCAACGTCCCGTCGATCCTCGCGCTGATGACCGCGCTGACGACGCTCGTCGTCGCGCTGGCGGTCGCCATCTCCGCGCTCGCGCCCGACCGCCGGGCTGCCCAGTTCCTCTACTCGGTCGGGGTCCTCGTCCTGTTCGGCGGCGCCACGGCGATGGCCGGCGGGCCCGCGAACGCGGTCGCGCGGCTCGCGATCGACAGCGCGGACGCGACGACGACCGCCCTCGTCGTCGCCTACGTCGGTATCGCGGCGGTCGCGTACGCCGGCGTCAGGGCGCTCGTCGCGGAGAACGGGTTCGAGAGCTGA
- a CDS encoding 5'/3'-nucleotidase SurE, whose protein sequence is MSVERILLTNDDGIDAVGLRAVYDALAVDYDVVAVAPTGDRSSIGRAISADVDVAEHELGYAVDGTPVDCVVAGVDELVPDADLVIAGCNEGANLGAYTLGRSGTVSAVVEGAFFGVPGIAASMYVPGGDDWRQRELSPASFEHAVRATRFLVEEAAPAGIFERADYLNVNAPMAEPAEGDGGSEATADGGTAADAAADPAPMRVTAPSEWYGMEATSDGNGGVSISDPIWGRMSPAEVPDSVGTDRRAVVDGEVSVSPLSVPHAAEPDAGLDELASRYGSDTTGE, encoded by the coding sequence ATGAGCGTCGAGCGGATCCTGCTGACGAACGACGACGGCATCGACGCCGTCGGTCTCCGCGCCGTGTACGACGCGCTCGCGGTCGACTACGACGTGGTGGCGGTCGCGCCCACGGGCGACCGCTCTTCTATCGGCCGCGCCATCTCCGCCGACGTCGACGTCGCAGAGCACGAGTTGGGGTACGCCGTGGACGGGACCCCTGTCGACTGCGTCGTCGCCGGGGTCGACGAGCTCGTCCCGGACGCCGACCTCGTGATCGCCGGGTGCAACGAGGGGGCCAACCTCGGCGCGTACACCCTCGGGCGCTCCGGGACCGTGTCGGCGGTCGTCGAGGGGGCCTTCTTCGGCGTCCCGGGGATCGCGGCGTCGATGTACGTCCCGGGCGGCGACGACTGGCGGCAGCGGGAGCTGTCGCCCGCGTCGTTCGAGCACGCCGTCCGCGCCACGCGGTTCCTCGTCGAGGAGGCCGCGCCGGCCGGGATCTTCGAGCGGGCCGACTACCTCAACGTCAACGCGCCGATGGCGGAACCGGCCGAGGGCGACGGGGGGAGCGAGGCGACCGCGGACGGGGGCACGGCGGCCGACGCCGCGGCCGACCCCGCGCCGATGCGCGTCACCGCGCCCTCGGAGTGGTACGGAATGGAGGCGACGTCGGACGGCAACGGCGGCGTCTCCATCTCCGACCCGATCTGGGGGCGGATGTCGCCCGCGGAGGTGCCGGACTCCGTCGGCACCGACCGCCGCGCGGTCGTCGACGGCGAGGTGTCGGTCTCGCCGCTGTCGGTGCCGCACGCCGCGGAGCCGGACGCGGGGCTCGACGAGCTCGCGTCGCGGTACGGGAGCGATACGACCGGGGAGTGA
- a CDS encoding DUF1028 domain-containing protein yields MPPRPSTFSIAARDPETDAVGVAVQSKFVGVGAVVPFVSADAGAIATQSFANVAYGPDGLDLLREGRDAAAVVDELTSADDEAPSRQVGVVGLDGEPAAFTGEECHDYAGDLQGEQYTVQGNILENAETLTAMAEAFEETTGGLPERLIAALHAGNAAGGDKRGEQSAALYVAKPEGGYDGRNDRWIDVRVDDHERPIDELERVFKLYDVTLLEREAPDETRELTGDAATEVAAILADLGFLDESDAAEGDAADVDAFGEPHREALETFRGMNNFENHPIPVLEDAIARGWADAEGEGEDRLVDAVWHGLSRLDRV; encoded by the coding sequence ATGCCACCCCGCCCCTCGACGTTCTCGATCGCCGCCCGCGACCCGGAGACCGACGCCGTCGGCGTCGCCGTCCAGTCGAAGTTCGTCGGCGTCGGCGCGGTCGTCCCGTTCGTCAGCGCTGACGCGGGCGCGATCGCGACGCAGAGCTTCGCGAACGTCGCCTACGGACCCGACGGGCTCGACCTCCTCCGCGAGGGGCGCGACGCCGCCGCGGTCGTCGACGAGCTCACGAGCGCCGACGACGAGGCGCCCTCCCGACAGGTCGGCGTCGTCGGTCTCGACGGCGAGCCGGCCGCGTTCACGGGCGAGGAGTGCCACGACTACGCCGGCGACCTGCAGGGCGAGCAGTACACCGTGCAGGGGAACATCCTGGAGAACGCCGAGACCCTCACGGCGATGGCGGAGGCGTTCGAGGAGACGACCGGCGGGCTCCCGGAGCGTCTCATCGCCGCGCTCCACGCCGGCAACGCGGCTGGCGGCGACAAGCGCGGCGAGCAGTCGGCGGCGCTGTACGTCGCCAAGCCGGAGGGCGGGTACGACGGCCGCAACGACCGGTGGATCGACGTGCGCGTCGACGACCACGAACGGCCGATCGACGAGCTGGAGCGCGTGTTCAAGCTGTACGACGTCACCCTGCTGGAGCGCGAGGCGCCCGACGAGACCCGCGAGCTGACCGGCGACGCGGCGACCGAGGTGGCGGCGATCCTCGCCGACCTCGGCTTCCTCGACGAGAGCGACGCGGCCGAGGGCGACGCGGCCGACGTCGACGCCTTCGGCGAGCCCCACCGGGAGGCGCTGGAGACGTTCCGCGGGATGAACAACTTCGAGAACCACCCGATCCCGGTGTTAGAGGACGCCATCGCCCGCGGCTGGGCCGACGCGGAGGGTGAGGGCGAGGACCGGCTCGTCGACGCGGTGTGGCACGGGCTCTCGCGGCTGGATAGAGTATAA
- a CDS encoding TRIC cation channel family protein — MTEGLVAVLFGDPFAVMNTIGLVAFALVGSTKAIREEFDLFGVAVVGLAMAFAGGVTRDLLVNRVPLALQSPVEIALGLVGVGLAVGLSVALQSADTHPITLVADAIGLAAFATTGAIVAADAGVSAFGVVAVATINAVGGGAFADILLDRAPFILFDDFYASCAVLGGATYWALGALGGLGGIAAAGCAAVTVGSRLVAVAYGWSVPTAGWVERLVERVSGKR; from the coding sequence GTGACGGAGGGACTCGTGGCGGTCCTGTTCGGTGACCCCTTCGCCGTCATGAACACGATCGGGCTGGTCGCGTTCGCGCTCGTGGGGTCGACGAAGGCGATCCGGGAGGAGTTCGACCTGTTCGGCGTCGCCGTCGTCGGGCTGGCGATGGCGTTCGCCGGCGGGGTGACCCGCGACCTCCTCGTGAACCGCGTCCCGCTCGCCCTCCAGTCGCCGGTCGAGATCGCGCTCGGACTCGTCGGCGTCGGGTTGGCCGTCGGCCTCAGCGTCGCCCTCCAATCGGCCGACACCCACCCGATAACGCTCGTCGCGGACGCGATCGGGCTCGCCGCGTTCGCGACGACCGGCGCGATCGTCGCCGCCGACGCGGGCGTCTCCGCGTTCGGCGTCGTCGCGGTCGCGACGATCAACGCGGTCGGCGGCGGCGCGTTCGCGGACATCCTGCTCGACCGCGCGCCGTTCATTTTGTTCGACGACTTCTACGCGAGCTGCGCGGTGCTGGGCGGGGCGACGTACTGGGCGCTCGGCGCGCTGGGCGGTCTCGGCGGAATCGCCGCCGCCGGCTGTGCGGCGGTGACCGTCGGGAGCCGGCTGGTCGCGGTCGCGTACGGCTGGAGCGTCCCCACCGCCGGGTGGGTCGAGCGGCTCGTCGAGCGCGTCAGCGGCAAGCGGTAG
- a CDS encoding BsuPI-related putative proteinase inhibitor, with the protein MLDAALATADGDEGVDLALTVTNEGDDPVTLRFRTGQRADFAAYEGVDAEPGDAEPGDDDPVWRHGEGRVFTQALGTETLGPGESATYEGTWPDPPAGEFRVVGSLTAEDHDAAATARVAVE; encoded by the coding sequence ATGCTCGACGCCGCGCTCGCGACCGCCGACGGCGACGAGGGAGTCGACCTCGCGCTCACCGTGACGAACGAGGGCGACGACCCCGTCACGCTCCGGTTCCGGACCGGCCAGCGCGCCGACTTCGCGGCGTACGAGGGAGTCGACGCCGAGCCGGGCGACGCCGAGCCGGGAGACGACGACCCCGTCTGGCGACACGGTGAGGGGCGGGTGTTCACGCAGGCGCTCGGAACCGAGACGCTGGGGCCGGGCGAGTCGGCGACCTACGAGGGGACGTGGCCGGACCCGCCGGCGGGAGAGTTCCGAGTCGTCGGGTCGCTGACCGCCGAGGACCACGATGCGGCGGCGACCGCGCGAGTCGCGGTCGAGTGA
- the menD gene encoding 2-succinyl-5-enolpyruvyl-6-hydroxy-3-cyclohexene-1-carboxylic-acid synthase: MTAPNRNALWARALVDELVAAGVDSVVVSPGSRSTPLTMAAARSDDLRVFSQLDERSAAYFALGRARRTGSVTPLICTSGTAAANYHPAVMEASEARVPLLALTADRPPELRDSGANQTADQEKLYGDAVRFYKDLPEPAPNDRALRSLRTTVSRAVGTAEGADPGPVHLNVPFKKPLEPTRVADDVPADLDPVAATGRDGPYVDVTPGSPEPGDEELRALANELARTDRGLIVAGPADPPGLDAESVTALSHATGFPVLADPLSGVRYGGHTRVAPVIGAYDAYLSADVAGEDDAGEDGGAPDADAAGWTDPELVLRLGASPTSKRLRKYLAGTGADQYQVDPAGRWREAEFAATDLVVAEPSRLCARLSRLGGGGGGDPDWRAQWEAADRAARAIQEREAADRLPGDDPVGFHEGDALRVVADALPDPATLFVSNSMPIRDLDRFVGPTTTSVTALGNRGVSGIDGIVSSALGAGSATTDDLTLVVGDLALYHDANGLLALDRCDVDATVVLINNDGGGIFHALPIESFEPEFTESFKTPHGIEFEPMADLHGLEYARVDARPEAVGDGAEGADGAAEEAAAALGEAYARAKEADGSHLIEVRTDAESSHRTRERLASAVEDAVHGDGD; the protein is encoded by the coding sequence ATGACCGCGCCGAACCGGAACGCGCTGTGGGCGAGGGCGCTCGTGGACGAGCTGGTCGCCGCCGGCGTCGACAGCGTCGTCGTCTCGCCGGGCAGCCGCTCGACGCCGCTGACCATGGCCGCCGCCCGCAGCGACGACCTCCGCGTCTTCTCGCAGTTGGACGAGCGCTCCGCCGCCTACTTCGCGCTGGGCCGCGCCCGGCGGACGGGGAGCGTCACGCCGCTGATCTGCACCTCCGGCACCGCCGCCGCCAACTACCACCCCGCCGTGATGGAGGCGAGCGAGGCCCGCGTCCCCCTGCTCGCGCTCACGGCCGACCGCCCGCCGGAGCTCCGCGACTCGGGGGCCAACCAGACCGCCGACCAGGAGAAGCTGTACGGCGACGCCGTCCGATTTTATAAGGACCTCCCCGAACCGGCGCCGAACGACCGCGCGCTCCGCTCGCTGCGGACCACCGTCTCGCGCGCCGTCGGGACCGCCGAGGGCGCCGACCCGGGCCCGGTGCATCTCAACGTTCCGTTTAAGAAGCCGCTGGAGCCGACGCGGGTGGCGGACGACGTGCCCGCCGACCTCGATCCGGTCGCCGCGACCGGCCGGGACGGCCCCTACGTCGACGTGACGCCGGGGTCGCCGGAGCCGGGAGACGAGGAGTTGCGCGCCCTCGCGAACGAGCTCGCGAGAACCGACCGCGGGCTGATCGTCGCCGGCCCCGCGGACCCGCCCGGACTCGACGCGGAGTCGGTGACGGCGCTGTCGCACGCGACCGGGTTCCCGGTCCTCGCCGACCCGCTCTCCGGCGTCCGGTACGGCGGCCACACTCGGGTCGCGCCAGTGATCGGCGCCTACGATGCCTACCTCTCGGCAGATGTCGCGGGGGAGGACGACGCCGGCGAAGACGGCGGGGCTCCGGACGCCGACGCCGCCGGCTGGACCGACCCCGAACTGGTCCTCCGGCTCGGCGCGTCGCCCACCTCGAAGCGCCTCCGCAAGTACCTCGCCGGCACCGGCGCCGACCAGTACCAGGTCGACCCCGCGGGGCGCTGGCGCGAGGCCGAGTTCGCCGCGACCGACCTCGTCGTCGCCGAGCCGAGCCGCCTCTGTGCCCGGCTCTCGCGGCTGGGAGGCGGGGGCGGCGGCGACCCGGACTGGCGCGCGCAGTGGGAGGCGGCCGACCGCGCCGCCCGGGCGATTCAGGAACGAGAGGCGGCGGACCGCCTCCCGGGAGACGACCCCGTCGGCTTCCACGAGGGCGACGCGCTCCGGGTCGTCGCCGACGCGCTCCCGGACCCGGCGACGCTGTTCGTCTCCAACTCCATGCCCATCCGCGACCTCGACCGGTTCGTCGGGCCGACGACGACGAGCGTCACCGCGCTCGGCAACCGCGGCGTGAGCGGGATCGACGGGATCGTCTCCAGCGCGCTCGGGGCCGGCTCAGCGACGACCGACGACCTCACCCTCGTCGTCGGCGACCTCGCGCTGTACCACGACGCGAACGGCCTGCTTGCGCTCGACCGGTGCGACGTCGACGCGACGGTCGTGCTGATCAACAACGACGGCGGGGGGATCTTCCACGCGCTCCCGATCGAGTCGTTCGAGCCGGAGTTCACGGAGTCGTTCAAGACGCCCCACGGCATCGAGTTCGAGCCGATGGCCGACCTCCACGGGCTCGAGTACGCGCGGGTCGACGCGCGGCCCGAAGCGGTCGGCGACGGGGCCGAAGGGGCGGACGGGGCCGCGGAGGAGGCCGCCGCCGCGCTCGGGGAAGCGTACGCCCGGGCCAAAGAGGCCGACGGCTCGCACCTGATCGAGGTCCGGACAGACGCCGAGTCGAGCCACCGGACGCGCGAGCGGCTCGCGTCCGCGGTCGAGGACGCGGTCCACGGCGACGGGGACTGA
- a CDS encoding acyltransferase, protein MDRRPTPGARNSLWSWPDAKSPLAVVRNYVVIVLARICPSLRLKNWLLRRIGVTVGAGVSWGLESTPDVFWPERITVGDDAIVGYDATLLCHEFLQEEYRLGDVVVGESAMIGAGAVVLPGVTVGEGARVAANSLVAADVPPETTVAGVPAKVVSRSDGGDDPADGTADPDDPTESVE, encoded by the coding sequence CTGGACCGGCGTCCGACGCCCGGGGCGCGCAACTCGCTGTGGTCGTGGCCGGACGCGAAGTCGCCGCTCGCCGTCGTCCGCAACTACGTCGTCATCGTGCTCGCGCGGATCTGCCCGAGCCTCCGGCTGAAAAACTGGCTGTTGCGGCGGATCGGCGTCACGGTCGGCGCCGGCGTGTCGTGGGGGCTGGAGTCGACGCCGGACGTGTTCTGGCCCGAGCGCATCACCGTGGGCGACGACGCCATCGTCGGCTACGACGCGACGCTGCTGTGTCACGAGTTCCTTCAAGAGGAGTACCGCCTCGGCGACGTCGTCGTCGGGGAGAGTGCGATGATCGGGGCGGGCGCGGTCGTCCTCCCGGGCGTCACGGTCGGCGAGGGCGCGCGGGTCGCCGCCAACTCCCTCGTCGCCGCGGACGTCCCGCCGGAGACAACGGTAGCGGGCGTACCGGCCAAGGTCGTGTCGCGGTCAGACGGCGGAGACGACCCCGCCGACGGGACGGCCGACCCGGACGATCCGACCGAGTCGGTCGAATAG
- a CDS encoding nucleotide exchange factor GrpE translates to MSDDDAVDVEVESPDDAAADAASANGTAEATAGEASGESGEDDANARGGEALAAAVAEHDAALAREVAELEAELDETREELLEAEEEVDELTSKLARVKADFSNYKQRAKRKQDEIRERASEQLVERITPVRNDLLRALDQEEGSDLRPGVESTLEKFDEVLAEEGVEPIAPEPGDEVDPGRHQVMLRVESDQPEGTVHEVYEPGYEMGDRVVSEAKVTVSADES, encoded by the coding sequence ATGAGCGACGACGACGCCGTCGACGTCGAGGTCGAGTCCCCCGACGACGCCGCGGCCGACGCGGCGAGCGCGAACGGCACGGCGGAGGCGACCGCCGGGGAAGCGAGCGGGGAGTCCGGCGAGGACGATGCGAACGCCCGCGGCGGGGAAGCGCTGGCCGCCGCCGTCGCCGAGCACGACGCGGCGCTCGCGCGGGAGGTGGCCGAGCTGGAAGCGGAGCTCGACGAGACGCGCGAGGAGCTGCTGGAGGCCGAGGAAGAGGTCGACGAGCTGACGAGCAAGCTCGCCCGGGTGAAGGCGGACTTCAGCAACTACAAGCAGCGCGCCAAGCGCAAGCAGGACGAGATCCGCGAGCGCGCCTCCGAGCAGCTCGTCGAGCGCATCACCCCGGTCCGCAACGACCTCCTGCGAGCGCTCGACCAGGAGGAGGGGAGCGACCTCCGCCCCGGCGTCGAGTCGACGCTGGAGAAGTTCGACGAGGTGCTCGCCGAGGAGGGCGTCGAGCCCATCGCCCCCGAGCCGGGCGACGAGGTCGACCCCGGGCGCCACCAGGTGATGCTCCGCGTCGAGAGCGACCAGCCCGAGGGCACCGTCCACGAGGTGTACGAGCCCGGGTACGAGATGGGCGACCGCGTCGTCAGCGAGGCGAAGGTCACCGTCAGCGCCGACGAGTCGTAG